In Solanum pennellii chromosome 3, SPENNV200, a single window of DNA contains:
- the LOC107012323 gene encoding tRNA-specific adenosine deaminase TAD3, which translates to MENTESVLPQVCKIIHIPEKPSFLPHLQPTVNMLASVIEPKDANTLVRKLNKIAPLENLQHVKRVQKKSIDGGKPQLSLLLCMIVGNDCGDDCMPYEILELVKSFQLSTFITKVCKYAATSKEEWDEQCKLWPTSYHPPTYNISGITGFSEEESQSVFSFMRHTINLATSSIGQVVNAAVIVDPSTKQVIASACDQVISSVSLANGVSKDGSCSNYLENLKASNLENQQTSLLDGSISACVHPWQWALRSSGCWHPLRHAAIVAIEYSAARDLQLFPDHKALSPLKRQKIEESGFHSNGHSYQSLRPYLCTGYDIYLAWEPCAMCAMALVHQRVRRIFFCSPNSSAGALGSVHRLQGERSLNHHYAVFRVILPEKVFRNKVVDGKTSGSG; encoded by the coding sequence ATGGAGAATACAGAGAGTGTATTGCCACAAGTCTGCAAAATCATTCACATACCTGAAAAGCCATCCTTTCTTCCTCACCTCCAACCCACGGTTAACATGCTTGCTTCTGTCATTGAACCCAAAGATGCCAATACTCTAGTCAGGAAGttaaataagattgcaccactGGAAAATTTGCAACATGTGAAGCGTGTGCAGAAGAAAAGCATTGATGGGGGGAAACCTCAGTTATCTCTGCTTTTATGTATGATTGTTGGAAATGATTGTggagatgattgcatgccatacGAGATTCTTGAACTTGTTAAATCATTCCAGTTGAGTACTTTCATCACAAAAGTTTGCAAATATGCTGCAACATCAAAAGAAGAATGGGATGAACAATGCAAGCTCTGGCCTACTTCGTATCATCCGCCAACCTACAACATCAGTGGCATAACTGGATTTAGTGAAGAGGAGTCACAATCAGTTTTCAGCTTCATGAGACACACCATTAATTTGGCAACATCTTCTATTGGTCAGGTGGTCAATGCTGCTGTTATTGTAGATCCTTCAACTAAGCAGGTCATTGCAAGTGCTTGTGATCAGGTAATATCCTCAGTCAGTCTTGCAAATGGGGTCAGCAAGGACGGTAGCTGCTCGAACTATCTAGAAAACCTCAAAGCCTCTAATTTGGAAAACCAGCAAACATCACTTTTGGATGGTTCGATTAGTGCTTGTGTACATCCTTGGCAATGGGCACTGCGAAGCTCTGGTTGCTGGCATCCTTTGCGGCATGCGGCTATTGTTGCCATTGAATATTCTGCTGCCAGGGATCTACAACTTTTTCCTGATCACAAAGCTCTATCTCCTTTGAAAAGACAGAAGATCGAGGAATCTGGCTTCCATAGCAATGGCCATAGTTATCAATCGCTCAGACCTTATCTATGTACTGGATATGACATTTATCTGGCCTGGGAACCATGTGCAATGTGCGCAATGGCGCTTGTACATCAAAGAGTTAGACGGATATTTTTTTGTTCCCCAAATTCCAGTGCTGGTGCACTAGGAAGTGTTCACAGATTGCAAGGGGAGCGGAGCTTAAATCACCATTATGCTGTTTTTAGGGTCATTCTGCCTGAGAAGGTGTTCAGGAATAAAGTAGTAGatggaaagacttctggaagTGGTTGA
- the LOC107012976 gene encoding RHOMBOID-like protein 2: MRGGDIESRGEKNRGSNHASSYAVEDTDTPWLSWLIPLFVVANVVMFVIVMYFNNCPKSNQGCVARFLGRFSFQPLRENPLFGPSSSTLERLGGLEWKKVVHQHQGWRLVTCIWLHAGVIHLIANMLSLVIIGIRLEQQCGFVRIGIIYLLSGIGGSILSSLFIQRNISVGASGALFGLLGAMLSELITNWSIYTNKVCALLTLLVIVAINLGVGILPHVDNFAHIGGFLTGFLLGFVLLPRPQLGWMQRRNLPAGVRVNSKYKAYQYGLGLVSLVLLVAGFTIGLVLLFRGVNGYDHCHWCHYLSCVPTSRWKCDGN; the protein is encoded by the exons ATGAGAGGAGGAGATATAGAAAGCAGAGGAGAAAAAAACAGGGGAAGCAACCATGCTTCTTCCTATGCTGTCGAAGACACAGATACGCCGTGGCTTTCTTGGTTGATTCCTTTGTTTGTGGTGGCTAATGTtgttatgtttgttattgtcaTGTATTTCAACAATTGTCCGAAAAGTAATCAGGGTTGTGTAGCTAGGTTTCTTGGAAGGTTTTCTTTTCAGCCCTTGAGGGAAAATCCTCTGTTTGGACCTTCTTCTTCAAC GTTGGAGAGGCTGGGTGGTCTTGAATGGAAGAAAGTGGTCCATCAACATCAAGGATGGAGGCTTGTCACGTGTATCTGGTTACATGCCGGTGTTATTCATCTGATCGCGAATATGTTGAGTCTTGTAATTATTGGCATACGCCTTGAACAGCAATGTGGCTTTG TGCGCATTGGAATTATATACTTATTGTCTGGCATTGGCGGGAGCATACTATCTTCCTTGTTTATCCAGAGGAACATCTCTGTTGGTGCTTCAGGGGCACTATTTGGCCTACTTGGAGCTATGCTTTCAGAGCTTATTACGAATTGGTCAATTTACACTAACAAG GTTTGTGCACTCTTGACGCTTTTGGTGATAGTTGCCATCAATCTAGGAGTTGGAATCTTGCCTCATGTGGATAATTTTGCTCACATTGGTGGATTCTTGACTGGATTTCTCCTTGGCTTTGTTCTGCTTCCACGCCCTCAACTAGGGTGGATGCAACGTCGCAATCTTCCAGCTGGTGTTCGTGTGAACTCCAAATACAAGGCTTACCAATACGGACTGGGGCTTGTTTCTCTTGTTCTGCTAGTAGCAGG GTTTACCATCGGACTGGTGTTGCTGTTCCGAGGGGTTAATGGATATGATCACTGCCATTGGTGTCACTACCTCAGCTGTGTTCCAACCTCTAGATGGAAGTGCGATGGAAATTAA
- the LOC107012324 gene encoding putative non-specific lipid-transfer protein 14 yields MKSVLWMVVVLGVALVIHEAGADDECSTVTALVSACASFVNYGTPDPIPGAPCCIAMTTLSAVASSTGVQTRQSVCRCMMELITTYNPNATAIATLPGFCGVSLGFTIEPNTDCEFVS; encoded by the exons ATGAAATCTGTATTGTGGATGGTGGTGGTTTTAGGGGTTGCTTTAGTAATTCATGAAGCTGGAGCTGATGATGAATGCAGCACAGTGACAGCACTGGTATCGGCATGTGCCAGCTTCGTGAACTATGGCACACCAGATCCGATTCCTGGTGCACCATGTTGCATTGCTATGACTACCCTAAGTGCTGTAGCTAGCTCCACTGGCGTTCAGACTCGCCAGTCTGTCTGTAGATGTATGATGGAGCTTATTACTACTTACAACCCAAATGCTACTGCCATTGCCACTCTGCCTGGTTTCTGTGGTGTTTCTCTTGGTTTCACCATTGAACCTAACACTGATTGTGAATT tGTCTCGTGA